Below is a window of Candidatus Zixiibacteriota bacterium DNA.
ATTATCTCGCGCGTACCCGGATTGATTGCCCATGTGTTCGAGGAAAAAACCACCCAGCGCCCGATGCGTAAGCTCGGTAACACAAACTATGAATACGACGGGCCGGGTGAAAGAGAAAAAAAGTAGATGATCTGCCTTTTCGTGGCTGATTGAGGAGAGACGGTATGGATGCTATCCTGGCCGCCAAGTCGGATCAGGCTGTAGAACTTCTCAGGGAACTCGATATCGATGTCTGGATGATTGTGGTACGTGAATCCGGCGCCTGCAACGATCCTTCCATGCCGATGGTGGTCGGTGCGGACGTGGTCTGGACATCATTTTTTATCTTCACCAAAACAGGGCGCAAAATCGCTCTGGTTGGGAATTTCGATGCCCCGATATTCGAAAGGCTGGGCCACTTCGACGAGGTTAAGAGCTATACCAAAGGAGTGCGCGAGGATCTTTTGGCCACCCTCAGCAGTCTTCATCCCAAAAAGATAGCAGTCAACTATTCGCTTGATTATCACATGGCCGACGGTATCAGCCACGGCCTGTATATGCAACTCCAAAAGTATCTTAAGGGATCGCTGTTCGAGGGGATGCTGGTCAGCTCCGAGAAGCTTCTGGCTGAACTGCGGGCTGTCAAGCTCGATGAGGAAATCGAGCGGATTGCCACTGCATGTGATCTCACGGAAAGGCTTTTTGGGTCGCTAAAGCGAAAGATCAAAGCCGGCATGACCGGTGTCGAAATCTACGAATTCTTAAAAAAGAAAGTAATCTCAAAAGGTGTCGAGTTCTCATTTCCCCCGGCGATCAATATCGGCACCAAGTCACCTCTGGGGCATGCCATGTACTCTGACGACCGGCTCGAACCGGGGGAGATCTTTCATATCGATTTCGGTGTCATCTACAAGGGTTTCTGCTCCGACCTGCAGAGATTGATATACGTCCTCAAAGAAGGCGAAACGGAGCCTCCCGAGGAAGTCCGTAAGGCATTCGAGACGGTGTTCGGAATCATCCGCGAAACCTCCCGGCTGGCCAAACCGGGAACGCCCGGCTATCGTCTTGACCAGACCGCCCGCCGGATGCTCAAGGAGGCCGGCTACCCCGAGTACCAGCACGCGCTCGGACACCAGGTGGGACGTTTCGTGCATGACGGCGGAACTATCCTGGGACCGCGCTGGGAACGTTACGGCAAGAGCCCCTACGGCAAGCTGAGCGAGGGCAATGTCTTCACGCTCGAACTGGAGATAGTCCTGGATGGTGTCGGTGTGATCGGGCTCGAGGAGGATGTAGTCGTGACTGCTAAACGATGCAAGTTCCTGTCCAAACCGCAAAGGAGACTGATTTGTGTTTAAATACGTGAAATACATAGTGTTATTTTCTGCCTGCGTCCTGCTACTGTCATGTGCCGGTGCAAAAAAGGAAGTCGATAAGTATCCGCCCGAATCGAAAGTCGGTCCCTCAGAACTCAAAGTACGCTCCGACAACCGCACCCTGTTTTTGAGCTGGCGCACTAACCGCACGGAAGACATGTTGATATCCGGTTATAATATTTATATTTCCACTCAACCGCTTCTGAGCCCGGGCGATCCCGAACGGATCAAACCCGGCATCGAACCGGTCAACGATATACCGTATCCGGGCGACGAGGACCCGCAGATCAGCTATGAAACCTATGAGGCCAGAGACCTTCAAAACTGGCAGACCTATCATGTCGCTGTCACCACTGTTTTTCCGGATATGACCGAATCTTCTCCATCCAATGTGGTCGAGGCTTCCTGCTATCCACGCGGGACGGTTACCCTCAAGGACCGCATGATGGAGGATATGGATGGTTACTCGTTTGAGCTTGGTGAGCATGTGGCCTACAATGCCCTGGAAAACGACCTCTATTTCGTGGCGCGCGATGTCGGCAACATCCTGGGAAGCCCTGACCGCAATGACGGTGTTCTCAAGCATACCCGGTTCGCGCATATCCCGGCCGAAAACGAACTGAACACCAGTCGTGATTACAGCAATCTCTCCTATGACAACAAGACTTTCGTGGCCGAGGGGCAGGTCTATATGCTCAGGCTGAGCGACGGCACCTATGTCAAAC
It encodes the following:
- a CDS encoding M24 family metallopeptidase — translated: MDAILAAKSDQAVELLRELDIDVWMIVVRESGACNDPSMPMVVGADVVWTSFFIFTKTGRKIALVGNFDAPIFERLGHFDEVKSYTKGVREDLLATLSSLHPKKIAVNYSLDYHMADGISHGLYMQLQKYLKGSLFEGMLVSSEKLLAELRAVKLDEEIERIATACDLTERLFGSLKRKIKAGMTGVEIYEFLKKKVISKGVEFSFPPAINIGTKSPLGHAMYSDDRLEPGEIFHIDFGVIYKGFCSDLQRLIYVLKEGETEPPEEVRKAFETVFGIIRETSRLAKPGTPGYRLDQTARRMLKEAGYPEYQHALGHQVGRFVHDGGTILGPRWERYGKSPYGKLSEGNVFTLELEIVLDGVGVIGLEEDVVVTAKRCKFLSKPQRRLICV